In one window of Solanum pennellii chromosome 2, SPENNV200 DNA:
- the LOC107009533 gene encoding uncharacterized protein LOC107009533 isoform X1, whose protein sequence is MPSVENIADWFGLGKDFAYWCQESRIAFRDLYIRFGHASFYSTYNREFKLSYREWNEIRPLAFDVALLGTMVFSHGTSLRYEHTLFKWYENQGITKNYPIAPVILPDMYRALGKCKEGHRYFQGCNLLLQWLILSDLAKGARTPKLHTLDNKKTLKYLNDMLYWANMNNRITRGRWAQIFSESREEDPQWMLDRFISKEVVVESCRKIVLPLPGIREIHPLMSCDSSKGDKLYPKRCNMVLMYMILETIECTTSLKYSENGKVSSVWIKTPFPLADSMMDMTRVTKNG, encoded by the coding sequence ATGCCTTCGGTAGAAAATATTGCTGACTGGTTCGGGTTGGGGAAAGATTTTGCCTACTGGTGTCAAGAATCCCGCATAGCATTCAGAGATCTTTATATCAGATTTGGACATGCGAGTTTCTACTCCACTTACAACCGAGAATTCAAGCTCTCTTACAGAGAATGGAACGAGATTCGTCCTCTAGCATTTGATGTAGCATTGTTGGGAACGATGGTCTTCTCGCATGGCACGAGTCTCAGGTACGAGCATACTTTATTCAAATGGTACGAGAACCAAGGGATAACAAAGAACTACCCTATAGCTCCGGTCATCCTGCCCGATATGTATCGAGCCCTGGGAAAATGCAAGGAGGGGCATCGGTACTTCCAAGGGTGCAACTTGCTCCTTCAGTGGTTGATCCTCAGCGATTTAGCAAAGGGTGCTCGGACTCCAAAGCTACATACTCTTGACAACAAGAAAACCCTTAAATATTTGAATGACATGTTGTACTGGGCGAATATGAACAATCGAataacaagggggagatgggctCAGATTTTCTCTGAATCGAGAGAAGAAGATCCCCAATGGATGCTTGACCGTTTCATCTCCAAAGAAGTTGTCGTGGAGAGCTGCAGAAAGATTGTGCTTCCTCTACCAGGTATTCGGGAAATTCACCCTTTAATGTCTTGCGACAGTTCGAAAGGAGACAAATTATACCCAAAGAGGTGTAATATGGTGCTTATGTATATGATACTGGAGACGATAGAATGCACGACGAGTCTGAAATATTCAGAGAATGGAAAAGTGTCAAGCGTATGGATAAAGACACCATTTCCCCTGGCCGATTCAATGATGGATATGACAAGGGTTACAAAGAATGGCTGA
- the LOC107009533 gene encoding uncharacterized protein LOC107009533 isoform X2: MATAIYKAATVTLDEDLASQMKRKNDVEMEAKDLRKKLDTLRLKVQDREAREARIEAETAALLTKSMSLDEELTVEMEEFTSMADRMAALRKQNKAFHSNMIDKLQKMREKHPVFEQGANSYPDNAHPEATEEDNDEEIVYKPPLLGRTRGGD, from the coding sequence ATGGCCACCGCAATTTACAAAGCTGCAACTGTGACCCTGGATGAGGATCTGGCATCACAgatgaaaagaaagaatgatGTTGAGATGGAGGCGAAAGATTTGCGAAAGAAGTTGGACACTCTTCGGTTGAAAGTGCAGGACAGAGAAGCGAGAGAGGCAAGGATAGAAGCGGAGACCGCCGCTCTGTTAACTAAAAGCATGTCACTTGATGAAGAATTGACAGTGGAAATGGAAGAATTCACCTCTATGGCAGATAGGATGGCCGCACTGAGGAAGCAAAACAAAGCCTTCCATAGCAACATGATTGATAAACTTCAGAAAATGCGCGAAAAACACCCCGTCTTCGAGCAAGGGGCTAATAGCTATCCCGATAACGCTCACCCTGAAGCGACTGAGGAAGACAACGACGAGGAAATCGTCTACAAACCTCCTTTACTAGGACGTACGAGAGGAGGAGACTAA